GTCGAGGTGCAGCGGGCACTGCTGGAGAGCCAGGGGATCGAGTCACTGTACGCGGTGATGGGCCCGTCCATGGGCGCGCTGCAGGCGATCGAGTGGGCAAGCGTCTACCCGGAGCGGGTCGAGCGGCTGGTGCCCGTGATCGGTAGCGGCGCCGCCGACCCGTGGCTGGTCGCCATGCTCGATACCTGGGCGGCGCCCATTCGCCTGGACGCGAACTGGAACGAAGGCGACTACTACGACGGCGAGCCGCCGCTTGAAGGGCTCAAGGCGGCGCTCAAGCTGATCACGCTCAACGCCAGCCACTGGCGCTGGGCGAACCGCACCTTCACCCGCGACTGGGCGGATGAAAACCGCGACCCGGCCGAAGAGCTAAACGCCCGCTACGCCATCGAGCAGACGCTGGACAACCTGGCCGCCGCTCGCGCCCACACCGCCGATGCCAATCATCTGCTGTACCTGGTGCGCGCCAACCAGACGTTCGAGGCCGGCGGCGCCTCCGCCGATGAGGGGCTTGCCAACATTCAGGCGCCCACGCTGATGCTCTATAGCGAAGACGATCAGGTCTTCTCCGCGGAAGGTGTGCGCCGCACCGCCGCGTTGATTCGCCAAGCGGGCAATGAAGTGACGCTGGAAACGCTTCAAGGCAATCAGGGCCATCTGGACGGCGTGCTCGCCATCGACCAGGCGAGCGACCTGCTGCGTGAGTTCCTGGAGTAACCTTTCTCGCCTCGCCACGCAATGCCCCGCCCGGTGCGGGGCATTTTATTGCCGCCGGTCATGGTAACGGTCGTTTCTTGTACGTTCGCTGAATCAATCCGAGCGTTTCAGCCCAGGCGCTGTCTACACTGGGCTAGCCACTCATTGATGCACAGGAGCGATCCGCCATGGAAGCGACCAACGAGAAAGTCTTCATCAGCCCCGCCCGCTACGTGCAGGGCGAAGGCGTTACGGCGCGTGCCGGGCACTACGTGGCCGCACTCGGCCAGAAAGCACTGCTGATCGCCGATGACGTCGTGTGGGATATCGCCGGCGAAGCGCTCAGCGAAAGCCTGCAGGGCGAAAACGTTAGCTTCGAGCGCGTGGTGTTCGAAGGCGAAGCCTCCACTCGCGAGATCGAGCGCATCGTCAAGCTTGGGCGCGAGCAAGGGGCCGACGTGGTGATCGGCTTTGGCGGCGGCAAGACGATCGACACCGCCAAGGGCGTGGCCGACGAGCTCAAGGCCGCCTGCGCCGTACTCCCCACCACCGCCTCCACCGACGCGCCGACCAGCGCCTTGTCGGTCATCTACAACGACGACGGTGAGTTTGAGTCCTACCGTTTTTTTGATAAGAACCCGAACCTGGTACTGGTGGATACCGGCATCATCTGCAAGGCGCCGCCGCGCTTTCTGGCCTCGGGCATTGCCGATGCGCTGGCCACCTGGGTCGAGGCACGCGCGGCGATTCGCGCCAACGCCAACAACATGGCCGGCGGCAAGGCCACGCTTCT
The window above is part of the Halomonas sp. GD1P12 genome. Proteins encoded here:
- a CDS encoding glycerol dehydrogenase, whose product is MEATNEKVFISPARYVQGEGVTARAGHYVAALGQKALLIADDVVWDIAGEALSESLQGENVSFERVVFEGEASTREIERIVKLGREQGADVVIGFGGGKTIDTAKGVADELKAACAVLPTTASTDAPTSALSVIYNDDGEFESYRFFDKNPNLVLVDTGIICKAPPRFLASGIADALATWVEARAAIRANANNMAGGKATLLGATIGEKCEEILFEHAMLAYQANQAQIVTPSFEAVVEANTLLSGLGFESGGLAGAHAIHNGFTALHGEIHELTHGEKVAFGTVAQLILDQTPQAELEEYLDLYLALGLPVTLKALKLEDVSDEDLYRVAEAALKEGESSHNLAYQLTPQQVVSAIKAVDVHARAFMEKVGLSE
- a CDS encoding E22 family MetX-like putative esterase, which translates into the protein MTATPLFAFDGLVDKQTFEIENFTTQSGETIPEVRVGWEAYGELNEARDNVILITHFFSGTSHAAGRYAESDVLPGYWDAIIGPGKPLDTDRFYIISSDTLVNLNAHDPNVITTGPATINPETNEPWGLAFPVVTIRDFVEVQRALLESQGIESLYAVMGPSMGALQAIEWASVYPERVERLVPVIGSGAADPWLVAMLDTWAAPIRLDANWNEGDYYDGEPPLEGLKAALKLITLNASHWRWANRTFTRDWADENRDPAEELNARYAIEQTLDNLAAARAHTADANHLLYLVRANQTFEAGGASADEGLANIQAPTLMLYSEDDQVFSAEGVRRTAALIRQAGNEVTLETLQGNQGHLDGVLAIDQASDLLREFLE